The proteins below come from a single Anolis sagrei isolate rAnoSag1 chromosome 8, rAnoSag1.mat, whole genome shotgun sequence genomic window:
- the LOC132783339 gene encoding histamine H3 receptor-like has protein sequence MGAEMNASSSSSSSSDLSSSSSMGPPTGEGCLGPCPPPGGLSAPLSVFLAALMALLVLATVCGNALVVVAFALDRSLRTQGNFFFLNLAIADLLVGGFCIPLYIPYILTGEWKFGKGLCKVWLVVDYLVCTASVFNIVLISFDRFISVTKAVSYRAQKGVTKNAVVKMVMVWVAAFLLYGPAIISWEHVTQRSIVPEKECHAEFFYNWYFLMIASTIEFFTPFISVTYFNLSIYFNIRKRTPVRTENLTPGERDCEVCSQGKKQEHAIFFMKVSRKRNNERASSLSPTKLATSKLNGHNQDNQLVEFNIDQELPPLQVDVRSKSPWDGFYKALESISNNTKKMEVANTMASRFRLSRDKKVAKSLAIIVCVFAFCWAPYTLLMIIRAACHGQCIHHALYEASFWLLWLNSAINPILYPLCHMSFRKAFFKLLCPGKAKIHPNVFS, from the exons ATGGGCGCCGAGATgaacgcctcctcctcctcttcttcttcttctgatctctcctcctcttcctccatgggTCCCCCCACGGGCGAGGGGTGTTTGGGGCCCTGCCCTCCCCCCGGGGGCCTCTCGGCGCCTCTCTCGGTCTTCCTGGCCGCCCTCATGGCGCTCCTGGTCCTGGCCACCGTCTGCGGCAACGCGCTGGTCGTGGTGGCTTTCGCCCTGGACCGCAGCCTCCGCACCCAAGGCAACTTCTTCTTCCTCAACCTCGCCATCGCAGACCTCCTCGTGG GTGGGTTTTGCATCCCCCTCTACATCCCTTACATCCTCACGGGTGAATGGAAGTTTGGGAAGGGCCTCTGCAAAGTCTGGTTGGTGGTCGATTACCTGGTGTGCACGGCCTCCGTTTTCAACATCGTCTTGATCAGTTTCGACAGATTTATCTCCGTCACGAAGGCG GTGAGTTACCGAGCCCAGAAAGGGGTGACCAAGAATGCCGTTGTGAAAATGGTGATGGTGTGGGTCGCCGCTTTCCTCCTCTACGGTCCAGCCATCATCAGCTGGGAGCACGTCACCCAACGTAGCATCGTTCCGGAGAAAGAGTGCCACGCTGAGTTCTTCTACAACTGGTACTTCCTCATGATCGCCTCCACCATTGAGTTCTTCACGCCTTTCATCAGCGTGACATATTTCAACCTGAGCATCTATTTCAACATTCGGAAACGGACGCCCGTAAGGACCGAGAACCTCACTCCCGGCGAACGCGACTGCGAGGTGTGCTCCCAAGGGAAGAAGCAGGAGCACGCCATCTTTTTTATGAAAGTGAGCCGGAAAAGGAACAACGAGCGAGCCAGCAGCCTCTCTCCAACCAAGTTGGCCACATCGAAGCTCAACGGCCACAACCAGGACAACCAGCTGGTAGAATTCAACATCGACCAAGAACTCCCACCTTTACAAGTGGATGTTCGGTCCAAATCTCCATGGGATGGTTTCTACAAAGCTCTCGAGAGCATTTCCAACAACACGAAGAAGATGGAGGTGGCCAACACCATGGCTAGTCGGTTTCGGCTTTCCCGGGACAAGAAAGTGGCCAAGTCTTTggccatcattgtttgcgtctttgctttctgttgggcTCCGTACACCCTCCTGATGATCATCCGAGCCGCTTGCCACGGCCAATGCATCCACCATGCTCTCTATGAAGCGTCGTTCTGGCTCCTGTGGCTGAATTCGGCCATTAATCCCATTTTGTATCCCTTGTGCCACATGAGCTTTAGAAAAGCGTTTTTCAAACTGTTGTGCCCAGGCAAGGCGAAAATTCACCCGAATGTTTTCTCATAA